The following proteins are encoded in a genomic region of Thermococcus zilligii AN1:
- a CDS encoding 30S ribosomal protein S27ae codes for MAKDKKTSQKWKLYEVKGGKVVRKNRFCPRCGPGVFMADHKDRWSCGRCGYTEWKK; via the coding sequence ATGGCTAAGGATAAAAAGACCAGCCAGAAGTGGAAGCTCTACGAGGTCAAGGGCGGTAAGGTCGTCAGGAAGAACAGGTTCTGCCCGCGCTGTGGGCCGGGCGTTTTTATGGCCGACCACAAGGACCGCTGGAGCTGCGGTCGCTGCGGCTACACCGAGTGGAAGAAGTGA